The proteins below come from a single Rosa rugosa chromosome 2, drRosRugo1.1, whole genome shotgun sequence genomic window:
- the LOC133731631 gene encoding serine/threonine-protein kinase GRIK2, producing MIHKSVCIARMMGCCSCFGFSIARKPKPKRKPSYSYSSHPSQEHLLDDDLEDDYDCSYNDDATSMGNAEESEQQSRAKRPDEILSFREQNGMICRQYPVKETHKVVRTEDDDGNKMVNEYVRECKIGSGSYGKVVLYRSLVDGKHYALKAFHKSHLLKLRVAPSETAMTDVLREVLIMKMLEHPNIVNLIEVIDDPDTDHFYMVLEYVEGKWVCEGSGPPGGLGESTARKYLRDIVRGLMYLHDHNIVHGDIKPDNLLVSSNGTVKIGDFSVSQVFEDDNDELRRSPGTPVFTAPECCLGLTYHGKAADTWAVGVTLYCMVLGQYPFLGDTLQDTYDKIVNNPLVLPENMTPQLKNLLEGLLCKDPAMRMTLEEVAEHSWVVGNDGRMPHYLCWCKRRRKSLSIREEFNGTKDDCSITHTD from the exons ATGATCCATAAGAGTGTCTGTATTGCTAGAATGATGGGATGCTGCAGTTGCTTTGGTTTCTCTATTGCTAGAAAGCCCAAACCGAAAAGGAAGCCTAGTTATAGCTATAGTAGTCACCCTTCACAGGAGCATTTGTTGGATGATGATTTAGAAGATGATTATGATTGTTCATATAATGATGATGCTACAAGTATGGGCAATGCTGAAGAAAGTGAGCAGCAAAGTCGTGCCAAACGTCCTGATGAGATACTAAGTTTCAGAGAACAGAATGGAATGATTTGCAGGCAGTACCCTGTGAAGGAAACCCACAAAGTTGTTCGCACAGAG GATGATGATGGGAATAAGATGGTCAATGAGTATGTTCGAGAGTGTAAGATTGGTTCTGGCAGTTATGGGAAAGTG GTTTTGTATCGAAGCCTTGTAGATGGAAAGCATTATGCACTAAAG GCGTTTCATAAATCTCATTTATTAAAACTCCGGGTTGCACCTTCGGAGACAGCTATGACAGACGTTCTTCGTGAG GTTCTTATTATGAAAATGTTGGAACATCCTAACATAGTTAATCTCATTGAGGTGATTGACGACCCAGACACAGACCATTTCTACATGG TTCTTGAATATGTGGAAGGCAAATGGGTCTGTGAGGGTTCTGGTCCACCAGGCGGCCTAGGAGAATCTACTGCAAGAAAGTACCTGCGGGACATAGTTCGAGGGCTAATGTACCTCCATGATCAT AACATAGTACATGGTGATATCAAACCTGATAATCTGCTGGTTAGTAGTAATGGTACGGTGAAGATTGGGGATTTTAGCGTCAGCCAAGTTTTTGAG GATGATAATGACGAGCTGCGCCGATCTCCAGGGACTCCTGTTTTCACTGCACCTGAATGTTGTTTAG GCCTAACCTATCATGGTAAAGCTGCTGACACATGGGCAGTGGGGGTTACTTTGTACTGTATGGTATTGGGACAATACCCATTCCTTGGAGATACTCTGCAGGATACATATGACAAG ATTGTTAATAACCCTTTAGTACTTCCAGAGAATATGACCCCACAGTTGAAGAATTTACTCGAAGGGCTTCTGTGCAAAG ACCCTGCAATGAGGATGACTTTGGAGGAAGTTGCAGAGCATAGTTGGGTTGTTGGAAATGATGGGAGAATGCCTCATTATTTATGCTGGTGCAAGCGGCGTCGCAAGAGTCTGAGTATTAGAGAGGAATTTAATGGGACAAAAGATGACTGTAGCATAACCCACACTGACTAG